From a region of the Streptomyces sp. NBC_01454 genome:
- a CDS encoding DUF6777 domain-containing protein: MTPQPEPRQPREPTTPDTATRPGGPSGPDGPGGRGGGGGGGGGGGGEGKPWWRSAPRVAIIAAAVVAAVIITVVLTRPGGSGTSEVFAEPAASTGRDPVTKSSANDSTPSPSATPKQSSGSNSEFSGATPGLYGGTQNSAACDVEQQITYLTDAPAKNKAFAGAVGVAPGDVPRYLRSLTPVQLSYDTRVTNHGYKDGKTTEFQSVLQAGTAVMVDAYGVPRVRCKCGNPLAKPKALKGDVKTSGTTWPGYRPSNVVVVTPSKSKIKDFTLRNPRTGTWFKRPQGTTGTTDSPTSPPSQTPSGPANSQPPPNQSPSSGETPSGTTGSPGGGTTSPGQPPGSTGGGSTTGGESASTGGGSSPGGGTTGGGTPGGGGSPGGGGGTPPGGGGGGTPPSS, encoded by the coding sequence GTGACCCCGCAACCGGAACCACGGCAGCCGCGGGAGCCCACGACGCCGGACACCGCCACCCGCCCGGGCGGACCGAGCGGCCCGGACGGCCCCGGCGGACGTGGCGGGGGCGGAGGCGGCGGTGGCGGCGGGGGCGGTGAGGGCAAGCCCTGGTGGCGGTCCGCGCCGCGGGTCGCGATCATCGCGGCCGCCGTGGTCGCCGCCGTGATCATCACCGTCGTGCTCACCCGGCCGGGCGGCTCCGGCACGAGTGAGGTCTTCGCCGAGCCGGCCGCCTCCACCGGCCGGGACCCGGTGACCAAGTCGTCGGCGAACGACTCGACCCCGTCCCCGTCCGCCACGCCCAAGCAGTCCAGCGGCTCGAACAGCGAATTCTCGGGGGCGACCCCCGGCCTCTACGGCGGGACCCAGAACAGCGCGGCCTGCGATGTCGAGCAGCAGATCACCTACCTCACCGACGCCCCCGCCAAGAACAAGGCGTTCGCCGGCGCCGTGGGCGTGGCCCCGGGCGATGTCCCGCGCTATCTGCGGTCGCTGACGCCCGTGCAGCTGAGCTATGACACCCGGGTCACCAACCACGGCTACAAGGACGGCAAGACCACCGAGTTCCAGTCGGTGCTGCAGGCCGGCACCGCCGTCATGGTCGACGCGTACGGGGTGCCGCGGGTGCGCTGCAAGTGCGGGAACCCGCTGGCGAAGCCGAAGGCCCTCAAGGGGGACGTGAAGACGTCCGGCACGACGTGGCCCGGATACCGGCCCTCGAACGTGGTCGTGGTCACGCCCTCGAAGTCCAAGATCAAGGACTTCACGCTGCGCAACCCGCGGACGGGCACCTGGTTCAAGCGCCCCCAGGGCACCACCGGCACGACCGACAGCCCGACCTCCCCGCCGTCCCAGACCCCCAGCGGACCCGCCAACTCCCAGCCGCCGCCGAACCAGTCACCGTCGTCCGGCGAGACGCCCTCCGGCACCACCGGCTCCCCCGGGGGCGGCACGACCTCGCCCGGGCAGCCGCCGGGGAGCACCGGGGGCGGCAGCACCACCGGCGGCGAGTCCGCGTCGACCGGCGGCGGCAGCAGTCCGGGCGGCGGCACGACCGGCGGGGGGACACCGGGCGGTGGCGGATCGCCCGGCGGCGGGGGCGGGACGCCGCCCGGAGGAGGTGGCGGCGGAACACCGCCGTCCAGTTGA
- a CDS encoding cupredoxin domain-containing protein, with protein MRRTAGPAAVATVALCVVALGGCTNSGGGTAPSRSHTPAGPTVTAGASTGIPAAARLTVKDFTFRPAALSVRPGGTVIVVNQDSTAHTVTAIGAKAFDTGSIRPGRTVTFTAPAKTGSYPFRCTIHPYMKGTLTVR; from the coding sequence ATGAGGAGAACCGCCGGCCCGGCCGCCGTGGCCACCGTGGCGCTGTGCGTCGTGGCCCTCGGCGGCTGCACCAACAGCGGCGGGGGCACCGCCCCTTCCCGCTCCCACACCCCCGCCGGGCCGACGGTGACCGCGGGGGCGAGCACCGGGATCCCGGCCGCCGCCCGCCTGACCGTCAAGGACTTCACGTTCCGGCCGGCTGCCCTGTCCGTACGGCCGGGCGGCACGGTCATCGTGGTCAACCAGGACTCCACGGCCCACACCGTGACGGCCATCGGCGCCAAGGCCTTCGACACCGGCAGCATCCGCCCGGGCCGAACCGTCACCTTCACCGCTCCGGCCAAGACCGGCAGCTACCCCTTCCGCTGCACGATCCACCCGTACATGAAGGGCACGCTCACCGTCCGCTGA
- a CDS encoding L,D-transpeptidase family protein, protein MIPLTAAAAMLTACGPGSDATKADEPAAKVTVTPAAGTKSAKLGSRISVRADGGKLTSVEVKNDQGGTVGGRLAGDGTSWTSDAKVTPKTTYTVRTKTKSTEGKESAATSEFTTEQADKVNKLTNTPGGGQTVGTGMPVSILFDHPIAKDRRAEIEKALTVTTQPKVEGAWGWVKDYSGKDRIDWRPKDYWPTGTKVSVKGALSGIDSGTDGGWFARDYNFGFRIGADHKAVIDVPSHTLTMYENGKSVGTIRGSAGSPEAPTRGGVHTVRSKNAAETMDSATIGYGNQWKLDSKWVTHMTASGTFLHSAPWNKSLGVENNSHGCFGMTTSDAKKVYDFLPIGSTVEVKGTSSTDKTDVGNGLEVWQESWQQWQQRSALQG, encoded by the coding sequence TTGATACCCCTGACCGCGGCCGCCGCGATGTTGACCGCGTGCGGGCCGGGTTCGGACGCGACGAAGGCGGACGAGCCCGCGGCCAAGGTGACCGTCACCCCGGCCGCCGGAACCAAGTCGGCCAAGCTCGGCTCGCGCATATCCGTGCGGGCCGACGGGGGAAAGCTCACCTCGGTCGAGGTCAAGAACGACCAGGGCGGCACGGTCGGCGGCCGCCTCGCCGGTGACGGCACGTCATGGACCTCGGACGCCAAGGTGACGCCGAAGACCACCTACACCGTGCGCACCAAGACGAAGTCGACCGAGGGCAAGGAATCGGCCGCCACCTCGGAATTCACCACGGAGCAGGCCGACAAGGTCAACAAGCTCACCAACACCCCCGGCGGCGGCCAGACCGTGGGCACCGGGATGCCGGTGTCGATCCTCTTCGACCACCCCATAGCCAAGGACCGGCGCGCCGAGATCGAGAAGGCGCTGACGGTCACCACCCAGCCGAAGGTCGAGGGTGCCTGGGGCTGGGTCAAGGACTACTCCGGCAAGGACCGGATCGACTGGCGGCCCAAGGACTACTGGCCGACCGGCACCAAGGTCTCCGTGAAGGGCGCGCTGTCCGGCATCGACTCCGGCACGGACGGCGGCTGGTTCGCCCGGGACTACAACTTCGGCTTCCGCATCGGCGCCGACCACAAGGCCGTCATCGACGTCCCGTCACACACCCTGACGATGTACGAGAACGGCAAGAGCGTCGGCACCATCCGCGGCTCCGCGGGCTCCCCGGAGGCCCCGACCCGCGGCGGGGTGCACACCGTCCGCAGCAAGAACGCGGCCGAGACGATGGACTCCGCCACCATCGGGTACGGCAACCAGTGGAAGCTGGACTCCAAGTGGGTCACCCACATGACCGCGTCCGGGACCTTCCTGCACTCCGCCCCGTGGAACAAGTCGCTCGGCGTGGAGAACAACAGCCACGGCTGCTTCGGTATGACCACCTCGGACGCCAAGAAGGTCTACGACTTCCTCCCGATCGGCTCCACGGTCGAGGTGAAGGGCACCAGCAGCACCGACAAGACCGATGTCGGCAACGGCCTGGAGGTCTGGCAGGAGAGCTGGCAGCAGTGGCAGCAGCGCAGCGCGCTGCAGGGCTGA
- a CDS encoding aldo/keto reductase has product MRYTLFGRTGLRVSELSLGTMTFGGDPAWGTDKDTSGRILDAYADAGGNFIDTANIYADGSSERILGELLEGRRDSFVLATKYTCATRKGEVNSAGNHRKSLVRSVETSLERLRTDHLDVLWVHARDNFTPVDEVMRALDDMVRSGKVLHIGVSDWPAWEIAQANTLAELRGWTAFAGSQLRYNLLERTPERELLPQARAFDLAVLAWAPLAAGKLTGKYRRGEKGRLDGLAADDAHDRRAAETVTAVLEIAEQGGWSPAQVALAWLRSRPGTVIPIIAATKESQLLDNLAAVGVTLDADALARLEGTSAVSLGFPHDFLREPQIVENVYGDRWQRIEDRRSTHRRTTDGIR; this is encoded by the coding sequence GTGCGCTACACACTGTTCGGCAGGACCGGCCTGCGGGTGAGCGAGCTGAGCCTGGGGACCATGACCTTCGGCGGTGACCCTGCCTGGGGCACCGACAAGGACACCAGCGGCCGGATCCTGGACGCCTACGCGGACGCGGGCGGCAACTTCATCGACACCGCCAACATCTACGCCGACGGCTCCTCGGAGCGGATCCTGGGGGAGTTGCTCGAAGGCCGCCGGGACAGCTTCGTGCTGGCCACCAAATACACCTGCGCGACCCGCAAGGGCGAGGTGAACTCCGCGGGCAACCACCGCAAGAGCCTGGTCCGTTCAGTGGAGACGAGCCTGGAGCGACTGCGCACCGACCACCTCGATGTGCTGTGGGTGCACGCACGCGACAACTTCACCCCCGTGGACGAGGTCATGCGGGCGCTCGACGACATGGTGCGGTCGGGAAAGGTGCTCCACATCGGCGTCTCCGACTGGCCGGCCTGGGAGATCGCCCAGGCCAACACCCTCGCCGAGCTGCGCGGCTGGACCGCGTTCGCGGGCTCGCAGCTGCGCTACAACCTGCTGGAGCGGACGCCGGAGCGCGAATTGCTGCCGCAGGCCCGCGCCTTCGATCTGGCCGTACTGGCCTGGGCGCCGCTCGCGGCCGGCAAGCTCACCGGCAAGTACCGCCGCGGGGAGAAGGGCCGGCTGGACGGCCTGGCCGCGGACGACGCGCACGACCGGCGGGCGGCGGAGACCGTCACCGCGGTGCTGGAGATCGCCGAGCAGGGCGGCTGGAGCCCGGCGCAGGTGGCGCTGGCGTGGCTGCGCAGCCGGCCCGGCACCGTCATCCCGATCATCGCCGCCACCAAGGAGAGCCAGCTGCTCGACAATCTCGCCGCGGTCGGGGTCACGCTCGACGCCGACGCCCTGGCGCGGCTCGAGGGGACCAGCGCGGTCTCCCTCGGCTTCCCGCACGACTTCCTGCGCGAGCCGCAGATCGTCGAGAACGTCTACGGCGACCGCTGGCAGCGGATCGAGGACCGCCGCTCCACCCACCGCCGGACGACCGACGGGATCCGCTGA
- a CDS encoding streptophobe family protein — protein sequence MSQLRGPTSAGPPPGPVPVHGAPPALRAWAHALGTAVAGFLTMLVVATLGLWAAGAADLPDGALPSVIAATVVIAAGGSVGLSGNAGVLAQAHADLDAVPLSVTLAGALVTAAVFLLPLRHRAVAGTGELLARIARTTVCWLVILLLFALAASHDFRISVGNDIADQLGADLGATPVVGFRADVPATLGVGLLWVLALLVLTFLISRRAPLSPQLLHYQDSVRPPAFAMLLTLLAYAVIGLVIGIVELFTRGDPARTFAVIFLGLPNLAWMALGIGTGGGWVGHVDKAVGLPVPSALDQVLRTRGQRTLDLGALTAHDGRAWLLVAVAAVVLLGAAFAAAVRSPARRPAWRHAVEMAVALALTLLTVGLLTRISARFGLSLIGVGNLGGGLGNAVTLEPQLLRLVGVGLLWGLVTGFLGSLLARRVRHPGEVAAPEPPREP from the coding sequence GTGAGCCAGCTGCGAGGTCCCACGTCGGCCGGCCCGCCGCCCGGCCCGGTACCCGTCCACGGCGCCCCGCCCGCCCTCCGGGCCTGGGCGCACGCGCTGGGGACGGCCGTGGCGGGCTTCCTCACGATGCTCGTGGTCGCCACGCTCGGCCTGTGGGCGGCCGGCGCCGCGGACCTCCCCGACGGGGCGCTCCCCTCGGTGATCGCGGCGACCGTGGTGATCGCCGCCGGCGGCTCGGTCGGCCTGTCGGGCAACGCCGGAGTCCTCGCCCAGGCACACGCGGACCTCGACGCCGTACCGCTGTCGGTCACCCTCGCGGGGGCGCTGGTGACCGCCGCCGTCTTCCTGCTGCCGCTGCGCCACCGGGCGGTGGCCGGCACCGGGGAGCTGCTCGCCCGGATCGCCCGGACGACGGTGTGCTGGCTGGTGATTCTGCTGCTGTTCGCGCTCGCGGCCTCGCACGACTTCCGGATCTCGGTCGGCAACGACATCGCCGATCAGCTCGGCGCCGATCTGGGCGCCACCCCCGTCGTCGGCTTCCGCGCCGATGTGCCCGCGACGCTCGGTGTCGGGCTGCTGTGGGTGCTGGCGCTGCTGGTGCTGACCTTCCTCATCTCGCGCCGGGCCCCGCTCTCCCCGCAGCTGCTGCACTACCAGGACTCCGTCCGGCCGCCCGCCTTCGCGATGCTGCTGACCCTGCTCGCCTACGCCGTGATCGGGCTGGTCATCGGCATCGTCGAGCTGTTCACCCGGGGGGATCCGGCACGGACCTTCGCCGTGATCTTCCTCGGGCTGCCCAACCTGGCCTGGATGGCGCTGGGCATCGGCACCGGCGGCGGCTGGGTGGGGCATGTCGACAAGGCCGTCGGGCTGCCCGTGCCGTCCGCGCTCGACCAGGTGCTGCGCACCCGTGGGCAGCGGACCCTGGACCTCGGCGCGCTCACCGCGCACGACGGCCGGGCCTGGCTGCTGGTGGCGGTGGCGGCCGTGGTGCTGCTCGGCGCCGCCTTCGCCGCGGCGGTCCGCTCCCCGGCCCGGCGCCCGGCCTGGCGGCACGCCGTCGAGATGGCCGTGGCACTGGCGCTCACCCTGCTCACCGTCGGACTGCTCACCCGGATCTCCGCACGCTTCGGGCTCTCCCTGATCGGCGTCGGCAACCTCGGGGGCGGCCTCGGCAACGCGGTCACCCTGGAGCCGCAACTCCTGCGGCTGGTGGGGGTGGGCCTGTTGTGGGGGCTGGTCACCGGCTTCCTCGGCAGTCTGCTGGCGCGGCGCGTACGGCACCCGGGTGAGGTGGCGGCCCCGGAGCCGCCGCGGGAGCCCTGA
- a CDS encoding serine/threonine-protein kinase, with protein MNDGQEAAGRGQERATAPDSPTLRGRQLAGYLLQDEIGRGGMAVVYRAEDLRLGRTVAVKLLAPELARNDTFRQRFAHESRVAAAIDHPHIVPVFEAGETEGVLYIAMRYVQGRDLRALLDRDGPLPLETACRIALQVASALDAAHAHDLVHRDVKPGNILIAEGTDSDRPEHAYLTDFGLTKKSLSLTGFTSVGQFVGTLDYVAPEQISGRPVDGRCDVYSLACVLFEMLTGAPPFRRDDDMALLWAHQYDPPPAVTQQRPDLPESVDAVFAQSLAKAPDDRYETCRGFVAALRAAGRTAGPGAAAGAALAHPPTQVDAQADPGGRRSPAPPPPPRWATPVFPGRAEQPPAA; from the coding sequence GTGAACGACGGGCAGGAGGCGGCGGGCCGGGGCCAGGAGCGTGCCACGGCCCCCGACTCCCCCACGCTGCGCGGGCGGCAGCTCGCCGGGTATCTGCTCCAGGACGAGATCGGCCGGGGCGGGATGGCCGTGGTCTACCGGGCGGAGGATCTGCGGCTGGGCCGCACCGTGGCGGTCAAGCTGCTGGCGCCCGAACTCGCCCGGAACGACACCTTCCGGCAGCGCTTCGCCCATGAGTCGCGGGTCGCCGCGGCGATCGACCACCCGCACATCGTCCCGGTCTTCGAGGCCGGGGAGACCGAGGGCGTGCTCTACATCGCGATGCGCTACGTCCAGGGGCGGGACCTGCGGGCGCTGCTCGACCGCGACGGCCCGCTGCCACTGGAGACCGCCTGCCGGATCGCCCTCCAGGTGGCCTCGGCGCTGGACGCCGCCCATGCGCACGACCTGGTGCACCGGGACGTCAAGCCGGGCAACATCCTGATCGCCGAGGGCACCGACAGCGACCGCCCCGAGCACGCCTACCTCACCGACTTCGGCCTGACGAAGAAGTCCCTGTCGCTGACCGGGTTCACCAGCGTCGGCCAGTTCGTCGGCACCCTGGACTATGTGGCGCCGGAGCAGATCTCGGGCCGCCCGGTGGACGGCCGCTGCGATGTCTACAGCCTGGCCTGCGTGCTGTTCGAGATGCTGACGGGGGCGCCGCCGTTCCGGCGCGACGACGACATGGCACTGCTGTGGGCCCACCAGTACGATCCGCCGCCGGCCGTGACGCAGCAGCGGCCGGATCTGCCGGAGTCCGTCGACGCGGTGTTCGCCCAGTCCCTGGCCAAGGCGCCCGATGACCGCTACGAGACCTGCCGGGGTTTTGTGGCGGCGCTGCGGGCCGCCGGCCGGACCGCCGGGCCCGGGGCGGCGGCGGGCGCGGCCCTCGCGCATCCGCCGACGCAGGTGGACGCCCAGGCCGACCCGGGCGGCCGGCGCAGCCCGGCGCCACCGCCGCCACCGCGCTGGGCCACCCCGGTGTTCCCGGGCCGCGCGGAGCAGCCGCCGGCGGCCTGA
- a CDS encoding IPT/TIG domain-containing protein, with amino-acid sequence MPALQTGTGPPGALALGHASPPRLRSSAAVPGPRSAAPPPAVTVPVGNGPVTVVISPDGSRAYVTDYGSSAVSVLSTVTKAVTATIPVAPGPWGAAVSPDGRRLYVASLGAGTVSTIDTATNALIGTVNDMGNPVELAVTPDGARLFVACQSLNAVRVIDTAAHTVIEEIPVGIGPRTVLITPDGRRAYVGEEATHTISVIDTAAGTVIDELTGFHFPRSSAVTPDGRRLFVPNYGGNTVHVLDTATGTVLASLPGFSLPFAVALTKDGLLAYVSCNGDSTVQVIDTDSYRVVAHYAGLNVPYGVAITPDQQSVYVVNNGNSTVTVLPGLTGLHPYQGPSGGGSRVTLLGTHLTGATAVHFGPRLATDVVVVSDHEITLVTPAGHGVVDVTVTTPGGTSGPVPFYYIPPPRVTGLSPAAGPVSGGTTVTLTGSSLSTARTVGFGGTAVTPVVLSDSRITVAAPPGPAGGVPVTVTTIGGVTVGGTYTYAGPPDVNGLVPAAGPRAGGTVVALVGSGLAPTTEVLFGTTPAPFTPVSDSLIQAIAPAHVPGAVPVTVTSPGGSATAPQPYTYT; translated from the coding sequence ATGCCTGCACTGCAGACGGGAACCGGACCCCCCGGGGCCCTCGCCCTCGGCCACGCATCGCCGCCGAGGCTCCGTTCTTCCGCGGCGGTACCGGGCCCGAGGTCCGCCGCACCGCCGCCGGCGGTCACCGTGCCGGTGGGGAACGGCCCGGTGACCGTGGTGATCAGCCCGGACGGCAGCCGGGCGTACGTCACCGACTACGGGTCGAGCGCGGTCTCGGTGCTCAGCACGGTCACCAAGGCGGTCACCGCCACCATCCCGGTGGCACCCGGGCCCTGGGGTGCCGCGGTCTCCCCGGACGGGCGGCGGCTCTACGTGGCCAGTCTCGGTGCCGGCACCGTCAGCACGATCGACACGGCGACCAACGCCCTCATCGGCACGGTGAACGACATGGGCAACCCCGTGGAACTGGCCGTCACCCCGGACGGCGCGCGCCTGTTCGTGGCCTGCCAGTCGCTCAACGCCGTACGGGTCATCGACACCGCCGCCCACACGGTCATTGAGGAGATCCCGGTCGGCATCGGGCCGCGGACCGTCCTGATCACTCCGGACGGCCGCCGGGCCTACGTGGGCGAGGAGGCCACGCACACGATCAGTGTGATCGACACCGCCGCCGGCACCGTCATCGACGAACTGACCGGGTTCCACTTCCCCCGGTCGTCCGCCGTCACCCCGGACGGACGGCGGCTGTTCGTCCCGAACTACGGCGGCAACACCGTGCACGTCCTGGACACCGCGACCGGCACGGTCCTGGCCTCGCTCCCGGGCTTCTCGCTGCCGTTCGCGGTGGCGCTCACCAAGGACGGGCTGCTCGCCTACGTCTCCTGCAACGGCGACAGCACCGTGCAGGTCATCGACACCGACAGCTACCGCGTCGTCGCCCACTACGCCGGGCTGAACGTGCCGTACGGGGTCGCGATCACCCCGGACCAGCAGAGCGTCTATGTGGTCAACAACGGCAACAGCACCGTCACCGTCCTGCCCGGACTGACGGGCCTGCACCCCTACCAGGGGCCGTCCGGCGGCGGGAGTCGGGTCACCCTCCTCGGCACCCATCTGACCGGGGCCACCGCCGTGCACTTCGGCCCCCGGCTCGCCACCGACGTGGTCGTCGTCAGCGACCACGAGATCACTCTCGTCACCCCGGCAGGCCATGGCGTCGTGGACGTCACCGTGACCACACCGGGCGGCACCAGCGGCCCGGTGCCCTTCTACTACATCCCGCCGCCCCGGGTGACCGGGCTCTCCCCCGCCGCGGGACCCGTCTCGGGCGGCACCACCGTGACCCTCACCGGCAGTTCGCTGTCCACCGCCCGGACGGTCGGTTTCGGCGGCACCGCGGTGACTCCGGTGGTCCTCTCCGACAGCAGGATCACCGTGGCCGCCCCGCCCGGGCCGGCCGGCGGGGTGCCGGTCACGGTCACCACGATCGGCGGGGTCACCGTGGGCGGCACCTACACCTACGCCGGCCCGCCCGACGTCAACGGCCTGGTCCCGGCGGCCGGTCCCCGGGCCGGCGGCACCGTCGTCGCCCTCGTCGGCTCCGGGCTGGCGCCGACGACCGAGGTGCTCTTCGGCACCACCCCGGCCCCCTTCACCCCCGTCTCGGACTCCCTGATCCAGGCCATCGCCCCGGCGCACGTCCCGGGAGCGGTACCGGTGACCGTCACCTCCCCCGGCGGCAGCGCCACGGCTCCCCAGCCCTACACCTACACCTGA